From Plasmodium cynomolgi strain B DNA, scaffold: 1132, whole genome shotgun sequence:
TAAACACATTACAATAATTCCTATACCCCATTTTCTAATTATactttcttttaattttatgttattacTACTAGTCCCTACTTGCTTTTCACTTATTGTATCAATaatatcaaatattttttttcacaataacAATCTAGTCTTTTAAAACCTTTCcttttatcatatttatgCTTAAATTGCTCTTTATAAATTTCCAAATCATTTaatccctttttctttaactgtGCATACTCTGATAAATCATCTGAAGTACATTTTACATTGTTATACGAATTATTTTCTGATAATACATCTCGTATTTTTGAATGATCCAATTCCTTTTTAGGTACACGCTTTGCCAGTGATCTCTGAAATCTTATGCCTGATGTTATTTCAACA
This genomic window contains:
- a CDS encoding CYIR protein (putative;~vir-type antigen), which produces NLYHVEITSGIRFQRSLAKRVPKKELDHSKIRDVLSENNSYNNVKCTSDDLSEYAQLKKKGLNDLEIYKEQFKHKYDKRKGFKRLDCYCEKKYLILLIQYVFNSIDWNNISYISLG